The Streptomyces spororaveus genome includes a region encoding these proteins:
- a CDS encoding pirin family protein gives MSNLDRQPALSACGGRGFVVAEPVRELLSPRTVKLGESTEVRRLLPNLGRRMVGAWCFVDHYGPDDIADEPGMQVAPHPHSGLQTVSWLHEGEVLHRDSVGSLETIRPRELGLMTSGRGISHSEESPRPHARFLHGAQLWVALPDAHRNVEPHFQHHADLPRVTAPGLMATVILGTLDTATSPGTAYSPIVGADLTLASGTETRLPLDPDFEYAVLSMSGEAHVDGVPVLPGSMLYLGCGRTELPLRATSDASLMLLGGEPFEEEIVMFWNWIGRSHQDIAQAREDWMNGSRFGEVKGYDGPSLPAPDLPPAHLKPRGRVR, from the coding sequence ATGAGCAATCTCGATCGCCAGCCCGCTCTCTCCGCCTGCGGCGGCCGCGGCTTCGTCGTCGCCGAACCGGTGCGCGAGCTCCTCAGCCCGCGCACGGTCAAGCTCGGGGAGTCCACCGAGGTCCGCCGGCTCCTGCCCAACCTGGGCCGCCGCATGGTGGGCGCCTGGTGCTTCGTGGACCACTACGGCCCGGACGACATCGCCGACGAGCCCGGCATGCAGGTCGCACCGCACCCGCACTCCGGGCTCCAGACGGTGAGCTGGCTGCACGAGGGCGAGGTGCTGCACCGCGACAGCGTCGGCAGCCTGGAGACGATCCGGCCCCGCGAACTGGGCCTGATGACCTCCGGGCGCGGGATCAGCCACTCGGAGGAGAGCCCGCGCCCGCACGCCCGCTTCCTGCACGGCGCCCAGCTGTGGGTGGCCCTGCCGGACGCCCACCGCAACGTGGAGCCGCACTTCCAGCACCACGCCGACCTCCCGCGGGTGACGGCCCCGGGCCTGATGGCGACGGTCATCCTGGGCACCCTGGACACGGCGACGTCGCCGGGCACGGCGTACAGCCCGATCGTGGGCGCGGACCTGACCCTCGCGTCGGGCACGGAAACCCGGCTCCCGCTGGACCCGGACTTCGAGTACGCGGTCCTGTCGATGTCGGGCGAGGCCCATGTGGACGGCGTCCCGGTCCTCCCGGGCTCGATGCTCTACCTCGGCTGCGGCCGCACCGAACTCCCCCTCAGGGCAACGTCGGACGCGAGCCTGATGCTCCTGGGCGGCGAGCCGTTCGAGGAGGAGATCGTGATGTTCTGGAACTGGATTGGCCGGTCCCACCAGGATATCGCACAGGCCCGCGAGGACTGGATGAATGGGTCGAGATTCGGCGAGGTGAAGGGGTATGACGGCCCTTCACTTCCGGCCCCTGACCTGCCCCCGGCCCACCTCAAACCACGCGGCCGAGTGCGCTGA
- a CDS encoding tetratricopeptide repeat protein — protein sequence MDAPTTYFEHGTAAERWARAQLFFDAKEYATAARILEGLAGEAPEQLAPRMLLARAYYHSAQLSRAERELRAVLERWPVEDYAQLMLGRTLERLGRAAEARPHLRMAAAMAGEFPE from the coding sequence ATGGACGCGCCGACGACGTACTTCGAGCACGGGACGGCAGCCGAGCGCTGGGCGCGCGCCCAGCTCTTCTTCGACGCGAAGGAGTACGCGACGGCCGCCCGCATCCTGGAGGGCCTGGCGGGTGAGGCCCCCGAGCAGCTGGCCCCCCGGATGCTGCTGGCCCGCGCCTACTACCACTCCGCCCAGCTGTCCCGCGCCGAGCGCGAGCTGCGCGCCGTCCTGGAGCGCTGGCCGGTGGAGGACTACGCACAGCTGATGCTCGGTCGCACCCTGGAGCGCCTGGGGCGGGCCGCCGAGGCCCGGCCCCACCTGCGGATGGCGGCCGCCATGGCCGGCGAGTTCCCCGAGTAG
- a CDS encoding methyltransferase encodes MNRLTTPFGSYELSRFPEDPRDRLRAWDAADEYLLRHLDSGTGERGPVDLAAAAGQITVLGDRWGTLTTALAAYRPTQITDSALTRASTAANLDRAGIGTSKSTVTLLTTQDPPPERIDVLLVRVPKSLALLEDQLYRLAPHVHAGTVVVGAGMVKEIHTSTLRLFEKILGPTRTSLAEKKARLIFCTPGTPGATRPTSAGPWPLTYTVDEDAGSASGLSVVNHAGIFCADRLDVGTRFFLQNLPTNTDGARVVDLGCGNGVVGTAVQAHDPDAEVVFTDESYQAVASARATYRANIREGRRTAEFHVGDGVAMLAPGSADLVLSNPPFHSHQATTDATALRMFAQSRKVLRPGGELWIVANRHMGYHTHLRRLFGNSEVVASEPKFVVLRAVKQDRPRPM; translated from the coding sequence ATGAACCGCCTCACCACACCCTTCGGCTCCTACGAGCTCAGCCGCTTCCCCGAGGACCCGCGCGACCGGCTCCGCGCCTGGGACGCCGCCGACGAGTACCTGCTGCGCCACCTCGACTCCGGTACCGGGGAACGCGGGCCGGTGGACCTGGCCGCCGCCGCCGGCCAGATCACCGTGCTCGGGGACCGCTGGGGGACGCTGACGACGGCGCTCGCCGCGTACCGCCCGACGCAGATCACCGACTCCGCCCTCACCCGCGCCTCCACCGCCGCGAACCTGGACCGGGCCGGTATCGGGACGTCCAAGTCGACGGTCACCCTGCTGACCACCCAGGACCCGCCGCCGGAGCGGATCGACGTCCTGCTGGTGCGGGTACCGAAGAGCCTGGCGCTGCTGGAGGACCAGCTGTACCGGCTGGCCCCGCACGTGCACGCGGGCACCGTCGTCGTCGGCGCCGGCATGGTCAAGGAGATCCACACCTCCACGCTGCGCCTCTTCGAGAAGATCCTCGGCCCTACGCGGACCTCGCTCGCGGAAAAGAAGGCGCGGCTGATCTTCTGCACGCCGGGCACTCCCGGGGCGACCCGTCCCACGTCCGCCGGGCCGTGGCCGCTGACGTACACGGTGGACGAGGACGCTGGCTCCGCCTCCGGCCTGTCCGTCGTCAACCACGCGGGCATCTTCTGCGCGGACCGGCTGGACGTCGGCACCCGCTTCTTCCTGCAGAACCTGCCGACCAACACCGACGGCGCCCGGGTCGTGGACCTGGGCTGCGGGAACGGCGTCGTCGGCACGGCCGTCCAGGCCCACGACCCGGATGCCGAGGTCGTCTTCACCGACGAGTCCTACCAGGCGGTCGCCTCGGCGCGGGCGACCTACCGGGCGAACATCCGGGAGGGCCGGCGCACCGCCGAGTTCCACGTCGGCGACGGGGTGGCGATGCTCGCCCCCGGCTCCGCGGACCTGGTGCTGAGCAATCCGCCGTTCCACTCCCACCAGGCCACGACGGACGCGACGGCGCTGCGGATGTTCGCGCAGTCGCGCAAGGTGCTGCGGCCGGGCGGCGAACTGTGGATCGTCGCCAACCGGCACATGGGCTACCACACCCATCTGCGCCGGCTGTTCGGCAACAGCGAAGTCGTCGCGAGCGAGCCGAAGTTCGTGGTCCTGCGGGCGGTCAAGCAGGATCGCCCGCGGCCCATGTGA
- a CDS encoding MerR family transcriptional regulator, with translation MSSQVEDGSGGGRYRREDVARAAGVKVRNLRYYQERGLLPPPRREGRIAWYSDDHLTRLRLISDLLGRGYTVKGIAELLHAWEQGGGLSRLLGLEREMTRDWVQEEPVTMTRAELRELFGPTATAADTRRAAELGYVTVDGDLVTYPSRRLLEATLTLVRQGVPLTEILDAGAFVQAQAAAVADRFVGLFRRYVIDAAGLDGLEGLERLSATQLRHITAAVAALRPVAGEVVTSEFARAMARRVDAEVAELLRTEK, from the coding sequence GTGAGCAGCCAGGTGGAGGACGGAAGCGGTGGCGGTCGCTACCGCCGCGAGGACGTGGCCCGGGCGGCGGGCGTCAAGGTGCGCAACCTGCGCTACTACCAGGAGCGCGGGTTGCTGCCGCCGCCGCGCCGGGAGGGCCGGATCGCCTGGTACTCCGACGATCACCTGACCCGGCTGCGGCTGATCAGCGATCTGCTGGGGCGCGGTTACACCGTCAAGGGCATCGCCGAGCTCCTGCACGCGTGGGAGCAGGGCGGCGGCCTGTCTCGACTGCTGGGCCTGGAACGGGAGATGACCCGGGACTGGGTGCAGGAGGAGCCGGTGACGATGACCCGGGCCGAGCTGCGGGAGCTGTTCGGGCCGACGGCGACCGCCGCTGACACCCGGCGTGCGGCGGAGCTCGGCTATGTGACGGTCGACGGGGACCTGGTCACGTACCCGAGCCGGCGGTTGCTGGAGGCGACGCTGACGCTGGTGCGGCAGGGGGTGCCGCTCACGGAGATCCTGGATGCCGGCGCGTTCGTGCAGGCGCAGGCGGCGGCGGTCGCGGACCGGTTCGTGGGGCTGTTCCGGCGCTATGTGATCGACGCGGCGGGCTTGGACGGCCTGGAGGGTCTGGAACGACTTTCGGCCACGCAGCTACGGCACATCACGGCGGCCGTGGCGGCCCTGCGACCGGTGGCCGGTGAGGTGGTGACGTCGGAGTTCGCGCGGGCGATGGCCCGGCGGGTGGACGCGGAGGTCGCCGAACTGCTGCGTACGGAGAAGTAG
- a CDS encoding DUF6230 family protein, which yields MTLPAVAVTAGLGLALAQGVLAASFAVSGQQFKVSASSLEGEGFAQYGSVDVNAREELIPVAVTAIREAKLHSLCQSVVTTLPVIGDISLNLTAGRKAPVEASNLFVDATQLSGDAVFSNIEIGRDASTLDKGPADAQGMQDLFAQQADTVSITDLQQTAWATNAGTFKLTGLSMNVSKGKKECF from the coding sequence CTGACCCTCCCCGCCGTCGCCGTGACCGCCGGTCTCGGCCTCGCCCTCGCGCAGGGCGTGCTGGCCGCCTCTTTCGCCGTATCGGGACAGCAGTTCAAGGTGTCGGCGAGCAGCCTGGAGGGCGAGGGCTTCGCCCAGTACGGCAGCGTGGACGTCAACGCCCGCGAGGAGCTCATCCCGGTGGCCGTCACCGCCATCAGGGAGGCCAAGCTCCACAGTCTCTGCCAGTCCGTGGTCACCACGCTTCCGGTGATCGGGGACATCTCGCTCAACCTCACCGCCGGTCGCAAGGCCCCGGTGGAGGCGAGCAACCTCTTCGTCGACGCGACCCAGCTCTCGGGCGACGCCGTCTTCAGCAACATCGAGATCGGGCGCGACGCCTCCACCCTCGACAAGGGTCCGGCCGACGCCCAGGGGATGCAGGACCTCTTCGCCCAGCAGGCCGACACGGTCAGCATCACCGATCTCCAGCAGACGGCATGGGCGACGAACGCCGGCACCTTCAAGCTCACCGGGCTCAGCATGAACGTCAGCAAGGGCAAGAAGGAATGCTTCTGA
- a CDS encoding DUF6114 domain-containing protein — MLLSLRRRWRRWRRSRPFWGGLFAILAGSWICVLPLAPLKIMLQQGVAGIPSVLMGIVMIVLGLTAWFSPAQRSLAGVLTTLIATAALVLSNLGGFLIGTLLGILGGGLMFAWQPHAVRRAQNAESAPAAPPPPTPHHDPQGAQP; from the coding sequence ATGCTTCTGAGCCTGCGTCGGCGCTGGCGGCGGTGGCGGCGCAGCAGGCCCTTCTGGGGCGGGCTGTTCGCGATCCTGGCCGGGTCGTGGATCTGCGTCCTGCCGCTGGCACCGCTGAAGATCATGCTCCAGCAGGGGGTGGCGGGGATCCCGTCCGTCCTGATGGGCATCGTGATGATCGTGCTCGGGCTCACCGCCTGGTTCTCTCCGGCTCAGCGCTCACTCGCGGGTGTCCTCACCACCCTGATCGCCACTGCCGCACTGGTCCTGTCGAATCTGGGCGGGTTCCTGATCGGCACCCTGCTCGGCATCCTCGGCGGCGGCCTGATGTTCGCCTGGCAGCCGCACGCCGTCCGCCGCGCCCAGAACGCGGAGTCCGCCCCGGCCGCGCCACCTCCCCCCACCCCGCACCACGATCCCCAAGGAGCACAGCCATGA
- a CDS encoding penicillin acylase family protein has protein sequence MRRPTARMRTAVAAGLIALGAALVSPLAPAAAAAADDPVPLPVADYCGNQCSDILPPGQNGNATLTQILLHKAFGTMPAHASDQLARYDSLVAGYPGLTDAKVNDFFNNASFGVPADQVESTSSPRPDVTITRDKKTGVPHIKGTTRYGTSFGAGYAAAQDRLWQMDLFRHVGRGDLTPFAGGALANQGLEQQFWPQAPYTEADLQAQVDRIRTTEGERGRLAMEDAQAYVDGINLYRTQSKSGRYFPGEYVLTGHIDSITNAGEIQPFRITDLIALASVVGGLFGGGGGGEVQAALSLLAAQQKYGLEEGTRVWESFRQRNDPEAVLTVHDGTSFPYAQKPANPQGSALPDAGSAVAEQLVYDRTGAATAKEAADPPKPVKQSMSNALLVSGAHTASGHPVAVFGPQTGYLAPQLLMLQELQGPGISARGASFAGVSMYVQLGRGQDYAWSATSAGQDITDTFAVELCEPGGQAPTKASAHYLYRGTCTPMEKLERTNTWKKSVADPTPDGSYRMQVWRTHYGIVTHRATVAGKPVAYAALRSTYRHEADSIIGFQMLNDPSYVKDARTFQQAAEHIGYAFNWFYADSREAAYYNSGSNPVRAPGVDAALPVLARQQYEWQGFDPAANTAAYTPFAEHPRSIGQDYYISWNNKQAKDYGAAGFGMGAVHRGDLLDRRVRALVAAGGVTRATLTQAMAEAAVTDLRAENLLPELLAVLRSAPVTDPAVSAAMGKLEAWQASGAKRKETAQGSRTYAHADAVRIMDAWWPLLIEAEFEPGLGAPLYDALRASLTVDEAPNAGHGPTGSHAGSAFQYGWWGYADEDLRMVLGRPVADPPSQVYCGGGSLPACRDAVATTLKQAAAATPAAVYPADGTCAAGNQWCADSIVQRPVGGLAHPQINWQNRPTYQQVTEFAAHR, from the coding sequence ATGCGACGTCCCACCGCACGCATGAGAACCGCCGTCGCCGCCGGGCTGATCGCCCTCGGCGCTGCCCTCGTGTCCCCCCTCGCCCCCGCGGCCGCGGCCGCCGCCGACGACCCCGTACCGCTTCCCGTCGCCGACTACTGCGGCAACCAGTGCTCCGACATCCTGCCGCCCGGCCAGAACGGCAACGCGACGCTCACCCAGATCCTGCTGCACAAGGCCTTCGGGACCATGCCGGCCCACGCCTCGGACCAACTGGCCCGCTACGACTCCCTGGTGGCCGGCTATCCCGGGCTCACCGACGCCAAGGTCAACGACTTCTTCAACAACGCCTCCTTCGGAGTTCCCGCCGATCAGGTCGAGTCCACCAGCAGCCCGCGCCCCGACGTCACCATCACCCGCGACAAGAAGACCGGCGTCCCCCACATCAAGGGCACCACCCGCTACGGCACTTCCTTCGGCGCGGGCTATGCCGCGGCCCAGGACCGCCTCTGGCAGATGGACCTCTTCCGGCACGTCGGCCGCGGGGACCTGACCCCCTTCGCCGGCGGCGCCCTCGCCAACCAGGGCCTGGAGCAGCAGTTCTGGCCGCAGGCCCCGTACACCGAGGCCGACCTCCAGGCCCAGGTGGACCGGATCCGCACCACGGAGGGCGAGCGCGGACGCCTCGCGATGGAGGACGCCCAAGCGTACGTGGACGGCATCAACCTCTACCGCACCCAGTCCAAGAGCGGCCGCTACTTCCCCGGCGAGTACGTCCTCACCGGGCACATCGACTCGATCACCAACGCCGGTGAGATCCAGCCCTTCAGGATCACCGACCTGATCGCCCTCGCCTCCGTCGTCGGCGGCCTCTTCGGCGGCGGCGGAGGCGGCGAGGTCCAGGCCGCGCTGTCCCTGCTGGCCGCCCAGCAGAAGTACGGTCTGGAGGAGGGCACCCGGGTCTGGGAGTCCTTCCGCCAGCGCAACGACCCCGAGGCCGTGCTCACCGTCCACGACGGTACGAGCTTCCCCTACGCCCAGAAGCCCGCGAACCCGCAGGGCTCGGCGCTCCCGGACGCCGGATCCGCCGTCGCCGAGCAGCTCGTGTACGACCGTACGGGCGCGGCGACCGCCAAGGAGGCCGCCGACCCGCCGAAGCCGGTCAAGCAGAGCATGTCCAACGCCCTGCTCGTTTCCGGAGCGCACACCGCGAGCGGCCACCCGGTGGCCGTGTTCGGCCCGCAGACCGGCTACCTCGCACCCCAGCTCCTCATGCTCCAGGAGCTCCAGGGACCCGGGATCAGCGCCCGCGGCGCCTCCTTCGCGGGCGTCAGCATGTACGTCCAGCTCGGCCGCGGCCAGGACTACGCGTGGAGCGCCACCTCCGCCGGGCAGGACATCACCGACACCTTCGCCGTGGAGCTGTGCGAACCGGGCGGGCAGGCGCCCACCAAGGCCAGTGCGCACTACCTCTACCGCGGCACCTGCACGCCCATGGAGAAGCTGGAGCGCACCAACACCTGGAAGAAGTCCGTCGCCGACCCGACCCCCGACGGCTCCTACCGGATGCAGGTGTGGCGCACCCACTACGGCATCGTCACGCACCGGGCCACCGTCGCGGGCAAACCCGTCGCCTACGCGGCGCTGCGCTCCACGTACCGCCACGAGGCCGACTCGATCATCGGCTTCCAGATGCTGAACGACCCCTCCTACGTCAAGGACGCCCGCACCTTCCAGCAGGCCGCCGAACACATCGGCTACGCCTTCAACTGGTTCTACGCCGACTCGCGCGAAGCGGCGTACTACAACAGCGGGTCGAACCCGGTCCGGGCGCCCGGAGTCGACGCCGCCCTGCCCGTGCTCGCCCGGCAGCAGTACGAGTGGCAGGGCTTCGACCCGGCCGCGAACACCGCCGCCTACACCCCCTTCGCCGAGCACCCGCGGTCCATCGGCCAGGACTACTACATCAGCTGGAACAACAAGCAGGCCAAGGACTACGGGGCGGCCGGCTTCGGCATGGGCGCCGTGCACCGGGGCGACCTCCTCGACCGGCGCGTCCGCGCACTCGTCGCGGCGGGCGGGGTGACCCGGGCCACGCTGACCCAGGCCATGGCCGAGGCCGCCGTCACCGACCTGCGGGCCGAGAACCTGCTGCCCGAGCTGCTCGCCGTCCTGCGCAGCGCACCGGTCACCGATCCGGCGGTGAGCGCGGCGATGGGCAAACTGGAGGCCTGGCAGGCGAGCGGAGCCAAGCGCAAGGAGACCGCCCAGGGTTCCCGGACGTACGCGCACGCGGACGCCGTCCGGATCATGGACGCCTGGTGGCCGCTGCTGATCGAGGCCGAGTTCGAGCCGGGTCTCGGGGCACCGCTCTACGACGCCCTGCGGGCCTCGCTGACCGTCGACGAGGCACCCAACGCGGGCCACGGGCCCACCGGGTCCCATGCCGGATCGGCCTTCCAGTACGGCTGGTGGGGCTACGCCGACGAGGACCTGCGCATGGTGCTCGGGCGGCCGGTCGCCGATCCGCCGTCCCAGGTCTACTGCGGGGGCGGCTCGCTCCCCGCGTGCCGCGACGCCGTGGCCACGACACTGAAGCAGGCGGCCGCCGCCACCCCCGCGGCCGTCTACCCGGCCGACGGGACCTGCGCGGCCGGCAACCAGTGGTGCGCCGACTCGATCGTGCAGCGCCCGGTCGGCGGGCTCGCGCATCCGCAGATCAACTGGCAGAACCGGCCCACCTACCAGCAGGTGACGGAGTTCGCCGCACACCGCTGA
- a CDS encoding DUF2087 domain-containing protein, with product MDQSTEHQPSQPAATPRPPRRDVSDLFSGGRLTVIPRKAARREQLLAHLTETLFAVGQDYTEPEVNDALRTVHEDCSALRRYLITSGRLTRTRDGRTYRRSAITL from the coding sequence ATGGACCAGAGCACCGAACACCAGCCGTCGCAGCCCGCGGCCACCCCGCGCCCGCCGCGACGGGACGTCTCCGACCTCTTCTCCGGCGGCCGCCTCACCGTGATCCCGCGCAAGGCCGCCCGGCGCGAGCAGTTGCTCGCGCACCTCACGGAGACCCTCTTCGCGGTGGGCCAGGACTACACGGAGCCCGAGGTGAACGACGCACTGCGCACCGTGCACGAGGACTGCTCGGCGCTGCGGCGCTATCTGATCACCTCGGGCCGGCTCACGCGGACCCGTGACGGTCGGACCTACCGGCGGTCGGCGATCACCCTGTAG
- a CDS encoding metallophosphoesterase: protein MIVIAHLSDVHLDGDRRAADRTRAVMEYLDALPYDLHAVLVSGDIADHAADAEYEEAAKLLRSRHPLVVCPGNHDERAAFRRGLLGETSPSTEPVDQVLRGDGFVLAVCDSSVPGEDHGFLEESTLAWLDGVLTETPPETPVLVAFHHPPVPLNTPYVDGIRQFGEERLAALAERHPHLTAFLCGHAHTAAATTFAGRPVLVAPGVVSTLRLPWEAPTGSSEHVHLDEPPAVAFHVIGDDGRLTTHYRVIADRR, encoded by the coding sequence GTGATCGTGATCGCCCACCTCAGCGACGTCCATCTCGACGGTGACCGGCGCGCGGCCGACCGCACCCGCGCCGTCATGGAGTACCTCGACGCGCTCCCGTACGACCTGCACGCCGTACTCGTCAGCGGGGACATAGCCGACCACGCCGCGGACGCCGAGTACGAGGAGGCCGCCAAGCTGCTGCGCTCGCGCCACCCCCTGGTGGTCTGCCCCGGCAACCACGACGAGCGCGCGGCGTTCCGCCGCGGACTGCTGGGGGAGACGTCCCCCTCCACGGAGCCCGTCGACCAGGTGCTGCGCGGCGACGGATTCGTCCTCGCCGTGTGCGACTCGTCCGTCCCCGGCGAGGACCACGGCTTCCTGGAGGAGTCCACCCTGGCCTGGCTGGACGGCGTGCTGACCGAAACCCCGCCGGAGACCCCGGTCCTGGTCGCCTTCCACCACCCGCCGGTGCCGCTGAACACTCCGTACGTGGACGGGATCCGCCAGTTCGGGGAGGAGCGGCTCGCCGCCCTCGCGGAGCGCCACCCGCACCTGACCGCTTTCCTGTGCGGGCACGCGCACACCGCCGCGGCCACCACCTTCGCGGGCCGGCCGGTGCTGGTCGCGCCCGGGGTGGTCTCCACGCTGCGGCTTCCGTGGGAGGCGCCGACCGGGTCCTCCGAGCACGTGCACCTCGACGAGCCGCCGGCCGTCGCCTTCCATGTGATCGGTGACGACGGGCGGTTGACGACCCACTACAGGGTGATCGCCGACCGCCGGTAG
- a CDS encoding dihydrolipoyl dehydrogenase family protein produces the protein MSEAVEYDVVVLGGGPAGENIVDRTRAAGLSTALVESELVGGECSYWACIPSKALLRPALARADARRVPGLAGAVQGPLDTAAVLAHRNYWTGDWKDQGQIDWIDSIGAHVYRGHGRLYGVRKVAVTSPEGEHHILSARHAVVVATGTRAVIPDLPGIAGARPWTSREATSAQEAPGRLLIVGGSVVAVEMATAWQALGSQVTVLARGSGLLPRMEPFAGELVADALREAGAVVRTGVSVEAVVRDGSTGPVRVVLEGGEMLEGDELLMATGRAPRTEDIGLDTVGLPAGRWIDVDDTCRVPGHDWLYAVGDVNHRALLTHQGKYQARITGAVIAARAAGTPLDTAPWGAHTPTADTRALPQAVFTDPEAAAVGLTLAEAERAGLRVRAVDYDMSGVSGAGLYADGYKGRARMVVDLDREVLLGVTFVGPGAAELIHAATVAVAGEVPIQRLWHAVPSFPTISEVWLRLLETYRG, from the coding sequence GTGTCGGAAGCGGTGGAGTACGACGTAGTGGTCCTCGGTGGAGGACCGGCCGGTGAGAACATCGTCGACCGGACCCGCGCCGCCGGGCTGAGCACGGCGCTCGTCGAGAGCGAGCTGGTGGGCGGCGAGTGCTCGTACTGGGCCTGCATCCCCAGCAAGGCACTGCTGCGCCCGGCGCTGGCCCGGGCCGACGCCCGCCGGGTGCCGGGCCTCGCCGGGGCGGTCCAGGGGCCCCTGGACACGGCGGCCGTACTCGCGCACCGCAACTACTGGACCGGTGACTGGAAGGACCAGGGCCAGATCGACTGGATCGACTCGATCGGCGCCCACGTGTACCGGGGCCACGGCCGGCTCTACGGGGTCCGCAAGGTCGCCGTCACCAGCCCCGAGGGCGAGCACCACATCCTGTCGGCCCGCCACGCGGTGGTCGTCGCCACCGGCACCCGGGCGGTGATCCCGGACCTCCCCGGAATCGCCGGGGCCCGCCCCTGGACCAGCCGCGAGGCCACCTCCGCGCAGGAGGCCCCCGGCCGGCTGCTGATCGTGGGCGGCTCGGTGGTGGCTGTCGAGATGGCCACCGCCTGGCAGGCCCTGGGCTCGCAGGTCACCGTCCTCGCGCGCGGCTCCGGGCTGCTGCCGCGGATGGAGCCCTTCGCGGGAGAACTGGTCGCCGACGCGCTGCGCGAGGCCGGGGCGGTGGTCCGTACGGGAGTGTCCGTGGAGGCGGTCGTACGAGACGGCTCGACCGGCCCCGTCCGGGTGGTCCTGGAAGGCGGCGAGATGCTGGAGGGCGACGAGCTGCTGATGGCGACGGGCCGCGCGCCGCGGACCGAGGACATCGGGCTGGACACCGTGGGCCTGCCCGCCGGCCGGTGGATCGACGTGGACGACACGTGCCGGGTGCCCGGGCACGACTGGCTGTACGCCGTCGGGGACGTCAACCACCGTGCGCTCCTCACCCACCAGGGCAAGTACCAGGCCCGGATCACGGGCGCCGTGATCGCCGCCCGCGCGGCCGGCACCCCGCTGGACACCGCGCCCTGGGGCGCGCACACGCCGACCGCCGACACCCGCGCCCTCCCGCAGGCGGTCTTCACCGATCCGGAGGCCGCCGCCGTGGGCCTGACCCTGGCCGAGGCCGAACGGGCCGGGCTCCGGGTGCGCGCGGTCGACTACGACATGTCCGGGGTCTCCGGCGCCGGTCTGTACGCCGACGGCTACAAGGGCCGGGCCCGCATGGTCGTCGACCTCGACCGCGAGGTCCTCCTCGGGGTCACCTTCGTCGGCCCCGGCGCCGCCGAACTGATCCACGCCGCCACCGTCGCGGTCGCGGGGGAGGTCCCGATCCAGCGCCTGTGGCATGCGGTTCCGTCGTTCCCGACCATCAGTGAGGTCTGGCTGCGGCTGCTGGAGACCTACCGGGGGTGA